Part of the Candidatus Thiothrix putei genome, GATGTTGCAGCCGTTGCAACGGCTGATGCCATGCGCTTTTTGTTAAATATAGTCATGCTAGTCTTCCTTCCAGATTAAATATCCGTCTTAAGTTTTATGCCCCGTCTACCGGAGGATTTCTTTCGCTCTTGGGAGTCACCAGAACCCAAGGGCATCTCATCTTGTTGTTGCTTACTGTCGGCGGTATCTGTCTCCGGCTTTACAGCCTCGACAACATCAATAGATTGTTCTTGTACTGCATCATCATCAACCGTCGCCGCAACAACCGCTGGCGCTGTAGTTGCTGTAACAGTCTCAGGCATCACACTAACTGTTTTACCTTCACCCGCTTGTTTAGCAACTGAGGCTATTGCTTGCTTTTTAGACTGTTGACGTAACGCTTGCTGTTTTGCCGTTTCACGATTTTTGCGTTTTTGTAATAACTTACGTAGAGCTGCAAATATACCGATGATACCTGCCACCAAACCACCTAACAACGACACTAAGTACATACCAATGTAAACCACCGTATCTTTAGCGATTGTTCCAACACTTTTACTAGATGTTTCAGTGTGCGCTCCACTACTTCCATGAGCACCGACAGCAGCATGTGCACCCGAAGAACCGCCACCTCCATTACTACCGGGAGCCCCCCCCAATGAATCACCCGCGCTAATACAACCCAATGGAATGATCAACAAAGTCAGTAAGGTCGCGACAGCACCACCGAAAATAAGCGACACGGCCATGCCTTGGAAAATGGGGTCGGATAAAATAACCATCGAACCACCAAACAAGGCCAGTGCGGTAATAATGATAGGGCGAGTCCGTGCTTCACAAGAACGAATGACCGCTTCCAGCACCGTTTCACCACTTAGGACTGCCTCACGCGCAAAGTCTACTAATAGAATAGAGTTACGCACGATAATCCCAGCCAAAGCGATGAAACCAATCATGGATGTTGCTGTGAATTCTGCATCCATCAACCAATGTCCCGGCACAATACCAATCAAGGTCAGCGGAATCGGAGCCATGATAATGGCAGGCAAGGTGAAGTTACCAAACTGCGCCACAATCAACATATAAATCAACACCAACGCTGCGGCAAAGGCGATACCCATATCCCGGAACGTTTCCCATGTAACCGTCCATTCCCCGCCCCATTCAAAGGCTGATTTGCGCTCCACATCTTGTGGTGACTTTAACCAATATGCTTCGTCTAATAACAGCGTACCGTCGGGTGAACGATACCCTTCTCCGTTATTAAACTCTGCCAGTAAGGTTTCAACTTGTCCTTGACCGTACACGGGGGCAGCCAAACGCCCTACCGTTTCGGCGGTAACATATTCCACCGCACGCAAATCTTTACGGTAAATCGGCTTATCTTGCTTATCGAATACGAATGTACCGAGTTCATGCAATGGAACAAATTGCCCAATTTGGTTAGTCACCGGTAATTGCGACAAACGGTAAATCTGGGAACGCGCACTCAATGGCACTTGCATCACAATGCGTGTCGGATCAATCAGAGCATTTTTCTTAATATCCCCAAGAATGAAACCACCCATCGCCATTTCCAAGGTACGATTGACACTTTCTGCAGTGATTCCATTTCGTTGTGCTTTATCAGAATCAACCATGAAACGTAGGATCTCATGATCCTCTTCCATCAGGTTGTCCACATCATCCAAGTTTTCCGCTTGCTCGAACAACTTGGTCAAATCAGCAGCGACTTGTCGACGAGTATTAGCATCAGGCCCATACACTTCAGCTACAACAGACTGCAATACAGGCGGGCCTGGTGGCATTTCAACCACTTGCAACTTCCCCCCCGTACCTTTCAGCATAGGCTGCAACAAAGCACGCGCCTCTACCGCAATCTCGTGACTGGTGCGTTTACGGTCATGTTTATCCGTCAATTGCACTTGAATATCAGCCTGCCAGGATTGTTGACGCAGGTAATAATGGCGAACCAAACCGTTGAAGTTAAACGGTGACGCAGTACCCGCATAAGTTTGCAGCGCCGTCACCTCCGGTATTTCTTTCAACTTAGTCGCCATGGTATGCATGAGGTTAGCCGTGACAGGCAATGCAGTACCTTCTGGCATATTAATAACGACATTGAATTCTGGCTTATTATCCAAAGGCAACATTTTCACCCGTACCGATTTGAGCGGGTAAAACAACAACATGAATGCGAAGAACACCACAATAATGGCAAGCAGGAAAGCGTAACCTTTTTTCTTATCCGTTACCAACGGCACAATCATGCCACGGAACAACTTCTCCATCCGGGCTGCTTGTTTGTGTTCCTTTTCAGCCGCATCGTGCAGACTCTTCAATGAAGGTTTGAAACGGTTCGTTAACCATGGCGTAAAGGCGAATGCCGCAAATAACGAGATGACCATTGCCACCGACCCCAAGACGGGAATTGGTAACATATAAGGTCCCATCATGCCACTGACAAACCCCATGGGTAACAGTGCCGCAATAACCGTACCCGTTGCCAGAATGGTCGGGTTGCCCACCTCGCGCACCGCATCCACAGCAGTTTCAACATCTGTATTTTCAATCAACAACCAACGGCGGTAAATATTTTCCACCACCACAATGGCATCATCCACCAAAATCCCGATGGAGAAAATCAAGGCAAATAAACTTACCCGGTCAATGGTCATGCCCATAAGCCAAGCTGCAAAAACCGTGGTAGTAATAACGGCGGGAATAACGATCAATACAACCCCTGCTGCCCGCAAGCCGAGGAAGAACCATACCAACACAGTTACGATACCCGTTGCCACAAACAACTTAAAGATCAGTTCATTGACCTTTGCCTTAGCAGTTTCACCGTAATTACGGGTTATCTCAACATTAACATTATCAGGAATAATTCGCCCTTTAAGGCCGTCAAGTTTTGCTAACACAGCAGAGGCAACATCCACCCCATTGGTGCCATGCTTTTTCGCAATTGCCAAAGTCACTGCTGGGGCATTGTCAGCCTTCTCCTCAGCCTCACCAATGGCAGAACCCGTATAATAACCAACCGAACGCCCTGCATCGCTTGGCTCTTCCGTCACTGTTGCCACATCCCGCACATAAACGGGTCGTCCCTCAATGACTGCCACCATTAAACGCTTAACATCTTCAGCAGAACTGAGGAACGCGCCGCTGTATACTTTAAACACACGCTCATTGGGTTCAACCGAACCGGTATTACGCTCAGAGTTTGCCATACGGATAGCATTAGCCACTTGATCAAGTGACACCCCAAAAGTCGCCAAGCGCTCTGGCAGAATTTCCACCTTCAACTCTTCATGCCGACCGTCGACAATGAAACTCTGGCTAGTGTTTTCCACTTCACGCAGGCTTTGCAGCACATCCAACGCGACTAAGCGCAAATTAGCATCATCTACCTGATTCGACCACAAAGTCAGCGTCACCAACGGCACATCATCTGCACCTTTGGGCTTTACCATGGGTTCTTGCACCCCGATAGGAATACGATCCTTGTTAGACGCCAGCTTGTCATAGAGCTTGACTAGCGAAGACTCCAGCTCCTCTCCCACAATGAACTGCACGGTCACCATGGAATGTTCACGAGCGGAATAAGAGTAAACGTGGTCGACACCCGTCATTTCCGACATGATACTTTCTAGTGGACGGGAAATGAGATTCTCAACTTCTTGCGCCGACGCACCGGGGTAACGCACAAAAATATCCACCATCGGCACAGAAATCTGTGGGTCTTCCTGACGTGGCGTTACCCACATCCCTAACACACCCACTGCAAAAAAAGCCAACAGTAGCAATAATGAGAGTGGGGAGGTGATGAAGGCTTTAGCCATAGCACCCGCCATACCCAAATTATGCTGGGGCTGACTGGATGCGTTGTGCGGCGAATCATTCATAATTACTTACATTCCTAGCAGGGAAAATCACATTCAT contains:
- a CDS encoding efflux RND transporter permease subunit, encoding MNDSPHNASSQPQHNLGMAGAMAKAFITSPLSLLLLLAFFAVGVLGMWVTPRQEDPQISVPMVDIFVRYPGASAQEVENLISRPLESIMSEMTGVDHVYSYSAREHSMVTVQFIVGEELESSLVKLYDKLASNKDRIPIGVQEPMVKPKGADDVPLVTLTLWSNQVDDANLRLVALDVLQSLREVENTSQSFIVDGRHEELKVEILPERLATFGVSLDQVANAIRMANSERNTGSVEPNERVFKVYSGAFLSSAEDVKRLMVAVIEGRPVYVRDVATVTEEPSDAGRSVGYYTGSAIGEAEEKADNAPAVTLAIAKKHGTNGVDVASAVLAKLDGLKGRIIPDNVNVEITRNYGETAKAKVNELIFKLFVATGIVTVLVWFFLGLRAAGVVLIVIPAVITTTVFAAWLMGMTIDRVSLFALIFSIGILVDDAIVVVENIYRRWLLIENTDVETAVDAVREVGNPTILATGTVIAALLPMGFVSGMMGPYMLPIPVLGSVAMVISLFAAFAFTPWLTNRFKPSLKSLHDAAEKEHKQAARMEKLFRGMIVPLVTDKKKGYAFLLAIIVVFFAFMLLFYPLKSVRVKMLPLDNKPEFNVVINMPEGTALPVTANLMHTMATKLKEIPEVTALQTYAGTASPFNFNGLVRHYYLRQQSWQADIQVQLTDKHDRKRTSHEIAVEARALLQPMLKGTGGKLQVVEMPPGPPVLQSVVAEVYGPDANTRRQVAADLTKLFEQAENLDDVDNLMEEDHEILRFMVDSDKAQRNGITAESVNRTLEMAMGGFILGDIKKNALIDPTRIVMQVPLSARSQIYRLSQLPVTNQIGQFVPLHELGTFVFDKQDKPIYRKDLRAVEYVTAETVGRLAAPVYGQGQVETLLAEFNNGEGYRSPDGTLLLDEAYWLKSPQDVERKSAFEWGGEWTVTWETFRDMGIAFAAALVLIYMLIVAQFGNFTLPAIIMAPIPLTLIGIVPGHWLMDAEFTATSMIGFIALAGIIVRNSILLVDFAREAVLSGETVLEAVIRSCEARTRPIIITALALFGGSMVILSDPIFQGMAVSLIFGGAVATLLTLLIIPLGCISAGDSLGGAPGSNGGGGSSGAHAAVGAHGSSGAHTETSSKSVGTIAKDTVVYIGMYLVSLLGGLVAGIIGIFAALRKLLQKRKNRETAKQQALRQQSKKQAIASVAKQAGEGKTVSVMPETVTATTAPAVVAATVDDDAVQEQSIDVVEAVKPETDTADSKQQQDEMPLGSGDSQERKKSSGRRGIKLKTDI